The Streptomyces sp. NL15-2K genome contains a region encoding:
- a CDS encoding anthranilate synthase component I, producing the protein MDLETFRKLATDRRVIPVTRKLLADGDTPVALYRKLAAERTGTFLLESAENGRSWSRYSFVGVRSTGTLTERDGQAHWLGVPPVGVPVDGDPLAALRATIETLHTPHQEGLPPFTGGMVGYLGYDIVRRLEKIGPGERDDLKLPELTMLLTSDLAVMDHWEGSVLLIANAINHNDLDTGVDESYADAVARLDAMEADLSRAVAQPPAVLPPSELPDYTALWGGPDFQEAVEDIKERIRAGEAFQVVPSQRFETPCTASALDVYRVLRATNPSPYMYLFRFDGFDVVGSSPEALVKVEDGQAMVHPIAGTRHRGATPQEDQALADELLADPKERAEHLMLVDLGRNDLGRVCEPGSVEVVDFMSVERYSHVMHIVSTVTGRIAQGRSAFDVLTACFPAGTLSGAPKPRAMQIIDELEPSRRGLYGGCVGYLDFAGDSDTAIAIRTALLRDGTAYVQAGAGIVADSDPVAEDTECRNKAAAVLRAVHTANRLGK; encoded by the coding sequence ATGGACCTAGAGACGTTCCGCAAGCTCGCCACCGACCGCCGCGTCATCCCCGTCACCCGCAAGCTCCTCGCCGACGGCGACACTCCGGTCGCGCTCTACCGCAAGCTCGCCGCCGAGCGCACCGGCACCTTCCTGCTGGAGTCCGCGGAGAACGGCCGCTCGTGGTCCCGCTACTCCTTCGTCGGCGTCCGCTCCACCGGCACGCTCACCGAGCGCGACGGCCAGGCGCACTGGCTCGGCGTCCCGCCCGTCGGCGTCCCCGTGGACGGCGACCCGCTCGCCGCCCTGCGCGCCACCATCGAGACCCTGCACACGCCCCACCAGGAGGGCCTGCCGCCCTTCACCGGCGGCATGGTCGGCTATCTCGGCTACGACATCGTGCGCCGCCTGGAGAAGATCGGCCCCGGCGAGCGGGACGACCTGAAGCTGCCCGAGCTGACCATGCTGCTCACCAGCGACCTCGCCGTCATGGACCACTGGGAGGGCTCGGTCCTGCTGATCGCCAACGCGATCAACCACAACGACCTCGACACGGGCGTCGACGAGTCGTACGCCGATGCCGTGGCCCGTCTGGACGCCATGGAGGCCGACCTCTCCCGCGCGGTCGCCCAGCCGCCCGCCGTGCTCCCGCCCTCCGAACTGCCCGACTACACCGCGCTCTGGGGCGGCCCCGACTTCCAGGAGGCCGTCGAGGACATCAAGGAGCGCATCCGGGCGGGCGAGGCCTTCCAGGTCGTCCCCTCGCAGCGCTTCGAAACACCGTGCACGGCAAGCGCGTTGGACGTGTACCGGGTGCTGCGGGCGACCAACCCCTCCCCGTACATGTACCTGTTCCGCTTCGACGGCTTCGACGTCGTCGGCTCGTCCCCAGAGGCCCTGGTCAAGGTCGAGGACGGGCAGGCCATGGTCCACCCCATCGCCGGCACCCGGCACCGCGGGGCCACCCCGCAGGAGGACCAGGCCCTCGCCGACGAACTGCTGGCCGACCCCAAGGAGCGCGCGGAGCACCTGATGCTCGTCGACCTCGGGCGCAACGACCTCGGACGCGTCTGCGAGCCCGGCTCCGTCGAGGTCGTCGACTTCATGTCCGTCGAGCGGTACTCGCACGTCATGCACATCGTCTCGACGGTGACGGGGCGGATCGCCCAGGGCCGTTCGGCCTTCGACGTACTGACGGCGTGCTTCCCGGCGGGCACGCTCTCCGGCGCCCCCAAGCCGCGCGCGATGCAGATCATCGACGAACTGGAACCCTCCAGGCGCGGCCTGTACGGCGGTTGCGTCGGCTATCTCGACTTCGCCGGCGACTCCGACACCGCCATCGCCATCCGCACGGCCCTCCTCCGTGACGGCACTGCCTACGTCCAGGCGGGCGCCGGCATCGTCGCCGACTCCGACCCGGTCGCCGAGGACACCGAGTGCCGCAACAAGGCGGCGGCGGTCCTGCGGGCGGTGCACACGGCCAACCGGCTGGGCAAGTAG
- the hisI gene encoding phosphoribosyl-AMP cyclohydrolase translates to MTSTPPSSHLDAEIAARLKRSADGLLPAIAQQYDTGEVLMLGWMDDEALHRTLTTGRCTYWSRSRREYWVKGDTSGHFQWVKSVALDCDADTVLVKVDQVGAACHTGARTCFDADVLLKDGIDMGSSDMGSGDKDGIDKDDIDKDGADPGVPAVDQ, encoded by the coding sequence ATGACCAGCACGCCTCCATCCAGTCACCTCGACGCGGAGATCGCGGCGCGCCTCAAGCGCAGCGCCGACGGACTCCTGCCCGCCATCGCCCAGCAGTACGACACCGGAGAGGTGCTGATGCTGGGCTGGATGGACGACGAGGCGCTGCACCGCACCCTGACCACCGGCCGCTGCACCTACTGGTCACGCAGCCGCCGGGAGTACTGGGTCAAGGGCGACACCTCCGGCCACTTCCAGTGGGTCAAGTCCGTCGCCCTCGACTGCGACGCCGACACCGTGCTGGTCAAGGTCGACCAGGTCGGCGCCGCCTGCCACACCGGCGCGCGCACCTGCTTCGACGCCGATGTGCTGCTCAAGGACGGCATCGACATGGGCAGCAGCGACATGGGCAGCGGCGACAAGGACGGCATCGACAAGGACGACATCGACAAGGACGGCGCCGATCCCGGCGTACCGGCCGTGGATCAGTAA
- a CDS encoding TIGR03085 family metal-binding protein codes for MSTFAKRERLLLADLLEAVGPDAPTLCEGWRTHDLAAHVVVRERRPDAAGGILIKQLAPRLEKVMDEFTAKPYAELIQLIRTGPPRFSPFQLKQLDEASNTIEFYVHTEDVRRAQPDWTPRELDPVFQDALWSRLERTARLTGRGAPTGLVLRRPNGQTAVAHRGTPVVTATGEPSELLLFLYGRQNEAKVELDGDKEAIDKLHGSKQLGI; via the coding sequence ATGTCGACCTTCGCCAAGCGTGAACGACTTCTCCTGGCCGACCTCTTGGAGGCCGTGGGCCCGGACGCCCCGACCCTCTGCGAGGGCTGGCGGACCCACGACCTGGCCGCGCACGTGGTGGTGCGCGAGCGCCGCCCCGATGCCGCCGGCGGGATACTGATCAAGCAACTCGCGCCACGCCTGGAGAAGGTGATGGACGAGTTCACCGCGAAGCCGTACGCGGAGCTGATCCAGCTGATCCGGACCGGCCCGCCACGGTTCTCGCCCTTCCAGCTCAAGCAGCTCGACGAGGCGTCGAACACCATCGAGTTCTACGTCCACACCGAGGACGTCCGCCGCGCCCAGCCCGACTGGACACCGCGCGAACTCGACCCGGTATTCCAGGACGCCCTGTGGTCCCGCCTGGAGCGCACCGCCCGCCTGACGGGCCGCGGCGCTCCGACGGGCCTGGTGCTGCGCCGCCCGAACGGCCAGACGGCGGTCGCCCACCGCGGCACGCCGGTGGTGACGGCGACCGGCGAACCGTCGGAGCTGCTGCTGTTCCTGTACGGCCGCCAGAACGAGGCCAAGGTCGAGCTGGACGGCGACAAGGAGGCGATCGACAAGCTGCACGGGTCGAAGCAGCTCGGTATCTGA
- a CDS encoding MFS transporter: protein MSATLTAPAPAPVTDRPAHRDGNVLRWLAAYTSSMVGDSVYYIALSWAAVQAGTPSQAGVVMAVSAVPRALLMLGGGVIADRLGPRRVVIGSDVVRCAAVLAVAALLFLTSPGLWPLALLAIVFGTVDAVFMPAVGALPARVTSRDQLARVQGMRGLGIRFASVVGAPLGGLAVAVGGATAAFGLAGLLIAVSVPLLVSVRLRELPPDDKAAARGDTAWRDLVAGLRYIRRHRVLAPLMPAIALGDLGFVGPLNVGLTLLADERGWGASGMGWVLAGFGTGAGAASLLLTVRGRLPHAGQVAAYAILAGSVAIGGLAFVPGVLAAVGVALLIGLLAGLSGATCGALLQTQADPAYLGRVTAVSGLVSLGFAPLSMPLSAAAIGAWGTGPVFVISALVCGLGGVVALGVRDLRRAELPR, encoded by the coding sequence GTGAGCGCCACACTCACCGCCCCGGCCCCGGCCCCCGTCACCGACAGACCGGCCCACCGGGACGGCAACGTCCTGCGCTGGCTCGCCGCCTACACCTCGTCCATGGTCGGCGACAGCGTGTACTACATCGCCCTCTCCTGGGCGGCCGTACAGGCCGGGACGCCCTCGCAGGCCGGCGTGGTCATGGCGGTGAGCGCCGTCCCGCGGGCCCTGCTGATGCTGGGCGGGGGCGTGATCGCCGACCGGCTCGGGCCGCGCAGGGTCGTCATCGGCAGCGACGTGGTGCGCTGCGCGGCCGTGCTCGCGGTGGCGGCGCTACTGTTCCTCACCAGCCCGGGCCTGTGGCCGCTGGCGCTGCTCGCGATCGTCTTCGGCACCGTCGACGCCGTGTTCATGCCGGCCGTGGGTGCCCTCCCCGCGCGCGTGACGAGCCGCGACCAGCTCGCGCGCGTGCAGGGCATGCGGGGCCTCGGAATCCGCTTCGCGAGCGTCGTCGGCGCCCCGCTCGGCGGTCTCGCGGTCGCGGTCGGCGGCGCGACGGCGGCCTTCGGCCTCGCGGGCCTGCTGATCGCGGTGTCGGTGCCGCTGCTGGTCTCCGTACGACTGCGGGAGCTGCCCCCGGACGACAAGGCGGCCGCCCGGGGTGACACCGCCTGGCGCGACTTGGTGGCGGGCCTGCGCTACATACGCCGGCACCGCGTCCTCGCCCCGCTGATGCCGGCCATCGCCCTCGGCGACCTCGGCTTCGTCGGCCCCCTCAACGTCGGCCTGACCCTGCTCGCCGACGAGCGCGGCTGGGGCGCCTCCGGCATGGGCTGGGTGCTCGCCGGGTTCGGCACCGGCGCGGGCGCCGCCTCCCTCCTGCTGACCGTGCGCGGGCGCCTGCCGCACGCCGGGCAGGTCGCGGCGTACGCCATCCTCGCGGGCTCGGTGGCGATCGGCGGCCTCGCCTTCGTCCCGGGCGTCCTCGCGGCCGTCGGGGTGGCCCTGCTGATCGGGCTGCTCGCCGGGCTCAGCGGCGCCACGTGCGGCGCCCTGCTGCAGACCCAGGCCGACCCCGCCTACCTGGGCCGCGTCACCGCCGTCTCCGGTCTGGTGAGCCTCGGCTTCGCGCCGCTGAGCATGCCGCTGTCCGCCGCGGCCATCGGCGCCTGGGGGACCGGCCCGGTGTTCGTCATCAGCGCCCTGGTCTGCGGGCTCGGCGGGGTCGTCGCCCTGGGGGTACGGGACCTGCGGCGCGCGGAACTGCCCCGCTGA
- a CDS encoding helix-turn-helix domain-containing protein — translation MASKERDLPITDLGTLKALAHPLRMKLYRGLVVARVATASQLADQVDEAVSLVSYHLRKLAEHGLIEEAEPQSADGRERWWKPASEGVSIRDKDFRDAPERAAAHLSATRLFHEQRADMYRRYLDERPTWGPEWNSAAPDNEALLRLTPAELAELGEELLALARKYDEKGRAAEAAGDTEGRENVALHVYGFPFRV, via the coding sequence ATGGCAAGCAAGGAGAGAGACCTCCCGATCACCGACCTGGGCACGCTCAAGGCCCTTGCCCATCCGCTGCGGATGAAGCTGTACCGGGGTCTGGTCGTGGCCCGGGTCGCCACCGCCTCGCAGCTGGCCGACCAGGTCGACGAGGCCGTCTCGCTGGTCAGCTACCACCTGCGCAAGCTGGCCGAGCACGGGCTCATCGAGGAGGCGGAACCGCAGAGCGCGGACGGCAGGGAACGCTGGTGGAAGCCCGCCTCGGAGGGCGTGAGCATCCGCGACAAGGACTTCCGGGACGCGCCCGAGCGGGCCGCCGCGCACCTGTCGGCCACCCGGCTCTTCCACGAGCAGCGCGCCGACATGTACCGCCGCTACCTCGACGAGCGCCCCACCTGGGGTCCTGAGTGGAACTCCGCCGCCCCCGACAACGAGGCCCTCCTGCGCCTGACCCCGGCCGAACTGGCCGAGCTGGGCGAGGAGTTGCTCGCGCTCGCCAGGAAGTACGACGAGAAGGGCCGCGCCGCCGAAGCAGCCGGCGACACCGAAGGGCGAGAGAACGTCGCGCTGCACGTGTACGGCTTCCCGTTCCGTGTCTGA
- the hisF gene encoding imidazole glycerol phosphate synthase subunit HisF translates to MTLAIRVIPCLDVDNGRVVKGVNFQNLRDAGDPVEMAKVYDAEGADELTFLDITASSGNRETTYDVVRRTAEQVFIPLTVGGGVRTAEDVDKLLRAGADKVGVNTAAIARPELIREIAERFGRQVLVLSVDARRTESGSFEVTTHGGRKGTGIDAVEWAHRAAELGAGEILLNSMDADGTKDGYDLEMIAAVRKHVTVPVIASGGAGKLADFPPAVAAGADAVLAASVFHFGDLRIGQVKDALRGAGHPVR, encoded by the coding sequence ATGACCCTGGCGATCCGAGTCATCCCCTGCCTGGACGTGGACAACGGCCGGGTTGTCAAGGGTGTCAACTTCCAGAACCTGCGCGACGCGGGCGACCCCGTCGAGATGGCCAAGGTGTACGACGCCGAGGGCGCCGACGAGCTGACGTTCCTGGACATCACCGCCTCGTCGGGCAACCGCGAGACGACGTACGACGTGGTGCGGCGCACCGCCGAGCAGGTGTTCATCCCGCTGACGGTGGGCGGCGGCGTCCGTACGGCCGAGGACGTGGACAAGCTGCTGCGGGCGGGCGCGGACAAGGTCGGCGTGAACACCGCCGCCATCGCACGGCCCGAGTTGATCCGTGAGATCGCGGAGCGGTTCGGGCGGCAGGTGCTGGTGTTGTCGGTCGACGCGCGCAGGACCGAGAGCGGGTCCTTCGAGGTGACCACCCACGGCGGCCGCAAGGGCACCGGCATCGACGCCGTCGAGTGGGCGCACCGGGCCGCCGAACTGGGCGCGGGCGAGATCCTGCTCAACTCGATGGACGCGGACGGCACGAAGGACGGCTACGACCTGGAGATGATCGCCGCCGTCCGCAAGCACGTGACGGTCCCGGTGATCGCCTCGGGCGGCGCGGGCAAGCTGGCGGACTTCCCGCCGGCGGTCGCGGCGGGGGCGGACGCGGTGCTCGCGGCCTCCGTCTTCCACTTCGGCGATCTGCGGATCGGGCAGGTGAAGGACGCGTTGCGGGGTGCGGGTCATCCGGTGAGGTGA
- a CDS encoding RidA family protein, which yields MSDVRRVTTGAPWEETFGYSRAVELPNGLVLVSGCTSIIDGEIAGGGPYEQTINAFGVAFAALEQLGLGRDDVVRTRMYITHARDVEDIGRAHKELFDSVRPAASMIIVSGFVDPSLVVEVEVEAFRPSGEHGVSQS from the coding sequence GTGAGCGACGTCCGACGCGTCACGACCGGCGCGCCCTGGGAGGAGACCTTCGGGTACTCCCGCGCCGTGGAGCTGCCCAACGGTCTGGTGCTGGTCTCCGGCTGCACGTCGATAATCGACGGCGAGATCGCCGGAGGCGGCCCCTACGAGCAGACGATCAACGCCTTCGGCGTCGCCTTCGCGGCGCTGGAGCAGCTGGGCCTCGGCCGTGACGACGTCGTGCGTACGCGCATGTACATCACCCATGCCCGGGACGTGGAGGACATCGGACGCGCTCACAAGGAGCTGTTCGACTCCGTCCGGCCCGCCGCATCCATGATCATCGTCTCCGGCTTCGTGGACCCCAGCCTGGTCGTCGAGGTCGAGGTGGAGGCGTTCCGCCCCAGCGGAGAACACGGAGTGTCGCAGTCATGA
- the priA gene encoding bifunctional 1-(5-phosphoribosyl)-5-((5-phosphoribosylamino)methylideneamino)imidazole-4-carboxamide isomerase/phosphoribosylanthranilate isomerase PriA, which yields MSKLELLPAVDVRDGQAVRLVHGESGTETSYGSPLEAALAWQRAGAEWLHLVDLDAAFGTGDNRALIAEVAERMAELHIKVELSGGIRDDASLAAALATGCTRVNLGTAALETPEWVAKVIAEHGDKIAVGLDVRGTTLRGRGWTRDGGDLYETLERLNKEGCARYVVTDIAKDGTLQGPNLELLKNVCAATDRPVVASGGVSSLDDLRAISGLVPLGVEGAIVGKALYAKAFTLEEALEAVAK from the coding sequence GTGAGCAAGCTCGAACTCCTCCCCGCCGTCGACGTCCGCGACGGCCAGGCCGTCCGCCTCGTGCACGGCGAGTCCGGGACCGAGACGTCGTACGGCTCTCCGCTGGAGGCCGCCCTCGCCTGGCAGCGGGCGGGCGCCGAGTGGCTGCACCTGGTCGACCTGGACGCGGCGTTCGGGACGGGCGACAACCGGGCGCTGATCGCCGAGGTCGCCGAGCGCATGGCGGAGCTGCACATCAAGGTGGAGCTGTCGGGCGGTATCAGGGACGACGCCTCCCTGGCGGCGGCCCTGGCGACCGGCTGCACGCGGGTGAACCTCGGCACGGCCGCCCTGGAGACCCCGGAATGGGTCGCCAAGGTCATCGCCGAGCACGGCGACAAGATCGCGGTCGGTCTCGACGTACGCGGCACGACCCTGCGCGGCCGCGGCTGGACCCGTGACGGCGGCGACCTCTACGAGACGCTGGAGCGCCTCAACAAGGAGGGCTGCGCCCGGTACGTGGTGACGGACATCGCCAAGGACGGCACGCTTCAGGGCCCGAACCTGGAGCTGCTGAAGAACGTCTGCGCGGCGACCGACCGCCCTGTCGTGGCCTCCGGCGGCGTCTCGTCCCTGGACGACCTCAGGGCGATCTCCGGCCTGGTGCCCCTCGGTGTCGAGGGAGCCATCGTCGGGAAGGCCCTGTACGCGAAGGCGTTCACCCTGGAAGAGGCCCTGGAGGCGGTAGCCAAGTGA
- the hisH gene encoding imidazole glycerol phosphate synthase subunit HisH: protein MELSGSVKRQRRVVVFDYGFGNVRSAERALARAGADVEITRDFETAMNADGLLVPGVGAFAACMKGLTEARGDWIVDRRLAGGRPVMGICVGMQILFARGIEHGVESEGLAEWPGSVEPLQADIVPHMGWNTVEAPAGSELFAGLDADARFYFVHSYAVHDWTLQTANPAMAQPRVTWSTHGKPFVAAVENGVLWATQFHPEKSGDAGAQLLTNWIGTL from the coding sequence GTGGAATTGAGCGGCTCAGTCAAAAGGCAGCGGCGCGTCGTCGTCTTCGACTACGGCTTCGGCAACGTCCGTTCCGCCGAGCGTGCCCTCGCGCGCGCGGGCGCCGACGTGGAGATCACCCGCGACTTCGAAACGGCCATGAACGCGGACGGCCTGCTGGTGCCGGGCGTCGGCGCCTTCGCCGCCTGTATGAAGGGCCTGACGGAAGCGCGCGGGGACTGGATCGTCGACCGCCGGCTGGCGGGCGGCCGCCCGGTCATGGGCATCTGCGTCGGCATGCAGATCCTCTTCGCGCGCGGCATCGAGCACGGCGTGGAGAGCGAGGGCCTCGCCGAGTGGCCCGGCTCGGTCGAGCCGCTGCAGGCCGACATCGTGCCCCACATGGGCTGGAACACCGTCGAGGCCCCGGCCGGCTCCGAGCTGTTCGCCGGCCTGGACGCGGACGCGCGCTTCTACTTCGTGCACTCCTACGCGGTCCACGACTGGACGCTGCAGACCGCGAACCCGGCGATGGCCCAGCCGCGCGTCACCTGGTCCACCCACGGCAAGCCCTTCGTGGCCGCCGTCGAGAACGGCGTCCTGTGGGCCACGCAGTTCCACCCCGAGAAGTCCGGCGACGCCGGAGCCCAGCTCCTCACCAACTGGATCGGAACACTGTGA